The DNA window AAAATGTTGATGTGAGGAATGCCGCTGTTGTAGTGTTTAAAAAATCTATTGTATTTCCTCTACTAATGTCTAGTAAATATTCCAAACCAAAAAACCCACCAACAGCTGCACCATATTTGAAGCTGGTCGCAATTGCCTTCTTTACCCCAGCCACAATCATGAcataattcttctttttatgATAGAAATACCACCCTCCCACGGTTTTCGGCATTCGATGTGCATTTTCAGTCAAGTATCTGAGGGATGATATCTTTACTCCATCGTAAAACCCAATCATACCCCCGATTAGGCCACTTGTAGTCACCAACGCTTCAAGTCTTTTCCTAGGAACCAAATGAAATCTCTCATTGCGCCTCACATCTGTATCCAGGCTATCTATGCTATTAGCTGTTATTGTTATGCTTTCACTCATTAGAATGTATATGTCAAATCAAGTGTCATCATAATTGGtgcaaaataataataaatttttttttgttctgtTAATTGTCGTCcctctctttctctctttctcaTTGGTAAATATATTACTCCTCAAAAGTAAGTTATTAGATACTacaaaagaatataataaacGGTATCCAATTTAAACAAAACTATATGACAACTATAAATTGCAAAAATCTTgtagtatatatatatatatatatcttaATGATTAATTGTaggttatttttttttttacctaTTGGtctaaaattgatttgacaAATTCAACATAATCCACATTTCCATCTGAAGTTACATTGACCCCTTTTAATAACTCGTCAACTTCAGAGTCAGTCAACTTTTCACCTATTGAAGTTAAAATATATCTCAATTCTCCAACACCAATGTAACCAGTGTGATCTTTGTCAAATACTTGGAATCCCTTGATGTAATCTTCAGGTAAGCCCAAAGGTTTGAAACCGTCTGGTCTGTTGATGATTTCTTGGTAggtttcaaaatcaaattcactTCCCTTGATAGTCTTTTGTAAATCGGCTATTTCGGCCAAAGTTGGGTTTTGACCAACTGATCTTAATAAATCACCCAAATGCTCAACAGGAATTTTGCCGGTACCTTTCTTATCGAAAAGGGCAAATGCATCTCTGTAGGTCTTAGTATTTTGTGACTaaacaattacaaaatgTCGAGTTAGTATACAGATTTGTTGCTAATCAAGTGATACTGGCTATGTGCACATACCATGGCTGTAGATAACTTGTTAATATGAAGCAAGAAGTTGACACTTTggaatcaaaaaatttcgtatgaaagagaaaaaatgtaaacaaaCTACTGTTTTGAGATcagtcaaaaaaaaaaaaacacattTACCCTGCGCGATCTAAATCATTGTGAGTGTGCTACGTTTCAAT is part of the Candida dubliniensis CD36 chromosome R, complete sequence genome and encodes:
- a CDS encoding calmodulin-like myosin light chain, putative (Similar to S. cerevisiae MLC1;~spliced gene) is translated as MSQNTKTYRDAFALFDKKGTGKIPVEHLGDLLRSVGQNPTLAEIADLQKTIKGSEFDFETYQEIINRPDGFKPLGLPEDYIKGFQVFDKDHTGYIGVGELRYILTSIGEKLTDSEVDELLKGVNVTSDGNVDYVEFVKSILDQ